A part of Anabas testudineus chromosome 7, fAnaTes1.2, whole genome shotgun sequence genomic DNA contains:
- the LOC113167198 gene encoding CTTNBP2 N-terminal-like protein isoform X2, protein MKEKKMNVEALSRAELLTLLSVLEGELEAQDVVIHALRAQHRDAFVQERYGQYDLSDPFLALQRDNEATERQKTLAQPHTHQQGRAVGPNPLAVLKLVMTHCQRMQKRMMGQLAAAESRHRRIIADLEEEKRLRALESAQCDDFTFMLQTERDKLLQQLEVERATVQRLEKEQAQAVSTVEESLSQQQQLSSTLTRELQKASSQAQEEAQKVSQLRTQLQEETQTLENLQKVLESEKSTVEQLEAKCERQLAEFDAEREQMKARISKEEERSKELERQVEELRKSLAEREGGKEEVKEAVIEVKESPSKMMLVSTSVQTEPDGKVNITPKSISLSKVSGHQILKETDTKQDGRGAENGGVVENGAGAPLHSPLHPHPLPHPHSPSSTASSSLSSSPISSPVLAKRLGSPSFHQSSYQAGVNQRFQAARNKFQSQAELEQQYGGPLSPRDLSPTTTFIPPPPEHSTAKQLARNTVTQVLSRFTSQQAGVKLAPISSSPFGTDYRNLASPTGGRSPSSGPLSPGIRSPLTPRSERTHPPPIPPKKPGMSPTPGSPIHSARTSLFPELTGNCGHSNSGQDATKEPDLVLSSSS, encoded by the exons GAGAAGAAGATGAATGTGGAGGCTCtaagcagagcagagctgctgactCTTCTCAGTGTCTTGGAGGGAGAGCTCGAGGCTCAGGACGTGGTCATTCATGCCCTTAGG GCTCAGCACAGAGATGCTTTCGTTCAGGAGCGCTACGGCCAGTACGACCTCAGCGATCCATTCTTGGCCTTGCAGCGTGACAACGAAGCCACCGAGCGCCAGAAGACACTCGCCCAGcctcacacacaccagcaggGTCGGGCGGTGGGCCCAAACCCTCTGGCTGTGCTTAAACTGGTTATGACTCACTGCCAGAGGATGCAGAAAAGGATGATGGGACAGTTGGCTGCTGCTGAGAGCAGACACAGGAGG atCATAGCTgatctggaggaggagaaacgaCTGCGTGCCCTGGAGTCTGCGCAGTGCGATGATTTCACCTTCATGcttcagacagaaagagacaaactgctgcagcag TTGGAAGTGGAGCGCGCAACAGTGCAGAGGTTAGAGAAAGAACAAGCCCAGGCAGTGAGCACGGTGGAGGAGTCATtgtcccagcagcagcagctttccTCGACTCTGACCCGGGAGCTCCAAAAGGCCAGCAGCCAAGCTCAGGAGGAGGCTCAGAAGGTCTCCCAGCTCCGCACCCAACTCCAAGAGGAGACCCAAACCCTGGAAAACCTACAGAAAGTTCTGGAAAGTGAGAAAAGCACGGTAGAGCAGCTAGAGGCCAAGTGTGAGAGGCAGCTTGCTGAGTTTGATGCAGAACGAGAGCAGATGAAAGCCAGGATcagcaaagaagaagagaggagtaAGGAGCTTGAGAGacaggtggaggagctgaggaagAGTTTGGCTGAACGTGAAGGAGGTAAAGAGGAGGTAAAGGAGGCTGTGATAGAGGTGAAAGAGTCACCCTCCAAAATGATGCTGGTGTCCACCTCTGTTCAGACAGAGCCGGATGGAAAGGTAAACATCACTCCTAAATCCATCTCACTGTCAAAGGTCAGTGGCCATCAGATTCTTAAAGAGACAGACACGAAGCAGGACGGGAGAGGAGCTGAAAATGGAGGGGTTGTAGAGAATGGGGCAGGGGCACCTTTGCATTCACCTCTTCACCCTCATCCCCTCCCTCATCCTCACTCTCCCTCCAGCACagcctcctcttccctctcttcctccccaATTTCCTCCCCTGTTCTTGCCAAGCGTCTGGGAAGCCCCAGTTTCCATCAGTCCTCCTACCAGGCTGGAGTCAACCAAAGATTCCAGGCGGCCAGGAACAAGTTCCAGAGCCaggctgagctggagcagcagtaTGGTGGCCCTCTTTCCCCCAGGGACCTTTCCCCGACCACCACATTCATTCCTCCACCACCAGAGCACAGCACAGCTAAGCAGCTGGCCCGCAACACTGTCACTCAGGTGCTGTCCCGCTTCACCAGCCAGCAGGCGGGAGTCAAGCTGGCGCCAATAAGCAGCTCTCCGTTTGGTACAGACTACCGCAATCTAGCATCTCCAACTGGGGGGAGGTCACCTTCTTCAGGGCCCCTATCTCCAGGCATCCGTTCCCCACTCACTCCCCGGTCAGAGAGGACCCACCCTCCTCCAATCCCTCCCAAGAAGCCCGGCATGAGTCCAACTCCAGGCTCCCCTATTCACTCTGCTCGGACCAGCCTCTTCCCAGAGCTGACAGGGAATTGTGGGCACAGCAACAGTGGGCAGGATGCAACCAAGGAGCCAGACCTGGTTTTATCTTCTAGCAGCTAA
- the LOC113167198 gene encoding CTTNBP2 N-terminal-like protein isoform X1, with product MNHRIQRMECEANTLKEKKMNVEALSRAELLTLLSVLEGELEAQDVVIHALRAQHRDAFVQERYGQYDLSDPFLALQRDNEATERQKTLAQPHTHQQGRAVGPNPLAVLKLVMTHCQRMQKRMMGQLAAAESRHRRIIADLEEEKRLRALESAQCDDFTFMLQTERDKLLQQLEVERATVQRLEKEQAQAVSTVEESLSQQQQLSSTLTRELQKASSQAQEEAQKVSQLRTQLQEETQTLENLQKVLESEKSTVEQLEAKCERQLAEFDAEREQMKARISKEEERSKELERQVEELRKSLAEREGGKEEVKEAVIEVKESPSKMMLVSTSVQTEPDGKVNITPKSISLSKVSGHQILKETDTKQDGRGAENGGVVENGAGAPLHSPLHPHPLPHPHSPSSTASSSLSSSPISSPVLAKRLGSPSFHQSSYQAGVNQRFQAARNKFQSQAELEQQYGGPLSPRDLSPTTTFIPPPPEHSTAKQLARNTVTQVLSRFTSQQAGVKLAPISSSPFGTDYRNLASPTGGRSPSSGPLSPGIRSPLTPRSERTHPPPIPPKKPGMSPTPGSPIHSARTSLFPELTGNCGHSNSGQDATKEPDLVLSSSS from the exons ATGAATCACAGGATACAGCGGATGGAGTGCGAGGCAAATACCTTAAAA GAGAAGAAGATGAATGTGGAGGCTCtaagcagagcagagctgctgactCTTCTCAGTGTCTTGGAGGGAGAGCTCGAGGCTCAGGACGTGGTCATTCATGCCCTTAGG GCTCAGCACAGAGATGCTTTCGTTCAGGAGCGCTACGGCCAGTACGACCTCAGCGATCCATTCTTGGCCTTGCAGCGTGACAACGAAGCCACCGAGCGCCAGAAGACACTCGCCCAGcctcacacacaccagcaggGTCGGGCGGTGGGCCCAAACCCTCTGGCTGTGCTTAAACTGGTTATGACTCACTGCCAGAGGATGCAGAAAAGGATGATGGGACAGTTGGCTGCTGCTGAGAGCAGACACAGGAGG atCATAGCTgatctggaggaggagaaacgaCTGCGTGCCCTGGAGTCTGCGCAGTGCGATGATTTCACCTTCATGcttcagacagaaagagacaaactgctgcagcag TTGGAAGTGGAGCGCGCAACAGTGCAGAGGTTAGAGAAAGAACAAGCCCAGGCAGTGAGCACGGTGGAGGAGTCATtgtcccagcagcagcagctttccTCGACTCTGACCCGGGAGCTCCAAAAGGCCAGCAGCCAAGCTCAGGAGGAGGCTCAGAAGGTCTCCCAGCTCCGCACCCAACTCCAAGAGGAGACCCAAACCCTGGAAAACCTACAGAAAGTTCTGGAAAGTGAGAAAAGCACGGTAGAGCAGCTAGAGGCCAAGTGTGAGAGGCAGCTTGCTGAGTTTGATGCAGAACGAGAGCAGATGAAAGCCAGGATcagcaaagaagaagagaggagtaAGGAGCTTGAGAGacaggtggaggagctgaggaagAGTTTGGCTGAACGTGAAGGAGGTAAAGAGGAGGTAAAGGAGGCTGTGATAGAGGTGAAAGAGTCACCCTCCAAAATGATGCTGGTGTCCACCTCTGTTCAGACAGAGCCGGATGGAAAGGTAAACATCACTCCTAAATCCATCTCACTGTCAAAGGTCAGTGGCCATCAGATTCTTAAAGAGACAGACACGAAGCAGGACGGGAGAGGAGCTGAAAATGGAGGGGTTGTAGAGAATGGGGCAGGGGCACCTTTGCATTCACCTCTTCACCCTCATCCCCTCCCTCATCCTCACTCTCCCTCCAGCACagcctcctcttccctctcttcctccccaATTTCCTCCCCTGTTCTTGCCAAGCGTCTGGGAAGCCCCAGTTTCCATCAGTCCTCCTACCAGGCTGGAGTCAACCAAAGATTCCAGGCGGCCAGGAACAAGTTCCAGAGCCaggctgagctggagcagcagtaTGGTGGCCCTCTTTCCCCCAGGGACCTTTCCCCGACCACCACATTCATTCCTCCACCACCAGAGCACAGCACAGCTAAGCAGCTGGCCCGCAACACTGTCACTCAGGTGCTGTCCCGCTTCACCAGCCAGCAGGCGGGAGTCAAGCTGGCGCCAATAAGCAGCTCTCCGTTTGGTACAGACTACCGCAATCTAGCATCTCCAACTGGGGGGAGGTCACCTTCTTCAGGGCCCCTATCTCCAGGCATCCGTTCCCCACTCACTCCCCGGTCAGAGAGGACCCACCCTCCTCCAATCCCTCCCAAGAAGCCCGGCATGAGTCCAACTCCAGGCTCCCCTATTCACTCTGCTCGGACCAGCCTCTTCCCAGAGCTGACAGGGAATTGTGGGCACAGCAACAGTGGGCAGGATGCAACCAAGGAGCCAGACCTGGTTTTATCTTCTAGCAGCTAA